The proteins below are encoded in one region of Strix aluco isolate bStrAlu1 chromosome 8, bStrAlu1.hap1, whole genome shotgun sequence:
- the PTPRC gene encoding receptor-type tyrosine-protein phosphatase C isoform X8, with protein MFLWLKLLAFGVAFLRQDAFVKGVESAATTPGVSSADSTYLSTHAGSVPAMGLSNPPRSSTAALTTRTPIAFRNASSDDYNSTSLHSTISPVSMPANTGISPNHTIAATTATTEESCDFSIASIKDENGVAEVTLANLTKNREYVIVETKEIFSVNSSTVKLQRCMRYKVTNCKEYLIIPPVSSEKLFEVKDNTSTSAKLCWKDSVACANVTANVTVNVSCKDLTNFIAFNQPCKELNYLSPNHKYNCTGTLSVFEKEFVSQKFTIETDYGAPEAPENLTVDCDARKITVTWEKPINDSQGPIDGYIVKCNNTNDKDVEMTETDCPDLQPYDRGSVSVTPYTRSKYRKEKILGKTVSHDFTTKSAEPQKVTDVNATLTADNAVRIKCRSQEVYGAKKVFVLTWENDGKNDSKDNNCDFTRENLLYLTNYTFTILVYNGEHRGQPVKKSIRTRYNSKALIIFLAFLIVVTSIALLLVLYKIYDLHKKKLSNSSEGVNLVAVKDDDRQLLNIEPIPSEQLLDTYKRKIADEGRLFLDEFQSIPRVFTKFSIKEAKKSHNQNKNRYIDILPYDHNRVELSEIPGDPGSDYINASYIDGFKEPRKYIAAQGPKDETTDDFWRMIWEQKATIIVMVTRCEEGKRNKCAQYWPSMENGSATYGDIIVKINESKTCPDYVIQKLHITNGRERTAGRDVTHIQFTSWPDHGVPEDPHLLLKLRRRVNALSNFFSGPIVVHCSAGVGRTGTYIGIDAMLEGLDAEGRVDVYGYVVKLRRQRCLMVQVESQYILIHQALVEYNQYGETEVSLSELHSYLNNLKRKDPPSDPSLLEAEFQRLPSYKGWRTQNTGNREENKSKNRNANIIPYDFNRVPIRHEDEYSKEGEHDSDDSSDEDSDSEESSKYINASFITGYWGPKAMIATQGPLQETVSDFWQMVFQRKVKVIVMLTELKEGDQELCAQYWGEGKQMYDSTEVQMTDVNCCPSYTIRAFDVTHLKTKETQKVYQYQYHKWSGLDVPENPKDLVNMILNLKQKFPARPVTEDNRSTRSVPLIVHCRDGSQQTGVFCALMTLLESAEIEEVIDVFQVVKALRRTRLGVVSTFEHYQFLYDTIASTYPAQNGQIKKNSQQEDKVEFCSEVEKTDQETDLITIDLIPTTPEENELSEVCADSKAADSTKGIESSTNGPTTPVLT; from the exons gaGTTGAGTCAGCAGCGACTACACCTG GTGTCTCTTCTGCAGACAGCACATATCTCTCCACGCACGCAGGCTCCGTCCCTGCCATGGGACTCAGCAACCCACCAcgcagcagcactgctgccctCACCACACGCACTCCCATTGCCTTCAGGAATGCTTCATCAG atGATTACAATTCAACATCCTTGCACAGCACCATCTCACCAGTCAGCATGCCAGCAAACACTGGGATCAGCCCCAATCACACAATAG CAGCTACCACAGCAACAACTGAAGAGTCTTGTG aCTTCAGCATAGCAAGTATAAAAGATGAGAATGGTGTGGCTGAAGTTACACTGGCAAATCTCACAAAAAACAGAGAATATGTTATTGTGGAGACTAAGGAGATCTTTAGTGTGAACTCCAGTACAGTAAAACTTCAGAGATGCATGAGATACAAAGTTACAAATTGCAAAGAATACCTTATTATTCCACCTG TGAGCAGCGAGAAGCTTTTCGAAGTTAAGGATAATACCAGCACATCTGCAAAGTTATGTTGGAAAGACTCAGTTGCCTGTGCTAATGTGACTGCTAATGTGACTGTTAATGTTAGCTGCAAAG ATTTAACAAACTTTATAGCATTTAATCAACCTTGTAAAGAGCTGAACTATTTATCACCCAACCATAAGTACAACTGCACTGGTACCCTAAGTGTTTTTGAAAAGGAATTTGTCAGCCAAAAGTTCACCATAGAAACAGATTATGGTG cTCCAGAAGCACCAGAAAACCTTACAGTAGATTGTGATGCCAGAAAGATAACAGTTACATGGGAGAAACCTATCAATGATTCACAGGGTCCTATAGATGGCTATATAGTGAAATGCAATAACACAA ACGACAAGGATGTCGAGATGACTGAGACTGATTGCCCTGACTTACAACCTTATGacagaggttctgtatctgtgaCTCCATATACGAGGAGCaaatatagaaaagaaaagattttgggAAAAACTGTATCACATGACTTTACAACAAAATCAGCAG AACCACAGAAAGTGACTGATGTTAATGCAACATTGACAGCTGATAATGCTGTCCGAATTAAGTGCAGAAGTCAAGAAGTGTATGGagcaaaaaaagtatttgtattgACTTgggaaaatgatggaaaaaatgaCTCCAAAGACAATAATTGTGATTTTACAAGAGAAAATCTCTTATACTTGACAAACTATACATTTACG ATCTTAGTGTATAATGGAGAACATAGAGGGCAGCCAGTAAAGAAGAGTATAAGAACCAGAT ATAATTCTAAAGCCCTGATTATATTCTTGGCATTCTTGATTGTTGTGACATCAATTGCTTTACTACTGGTTCTGTACAAGATCTATGATCTTCACAAAAAAAAGCTTAG CAATTCTTCTGAAGGCGTGAACCTTGTTGCAG TTAAAGATGATGACAGGCAACTTCTGAATATAGAGCCAATACCTTCGGAGCAATTGCTGGACACATACAAAAGGAAGATTGCTGATGAAGGAAGACTTTTCTTGGATGAATTTCAG AGTATTCCTAGAGTTTTCACTAAATTTTCAATAAAGGAGGCCAAAAAAAGCCATAATCAGAACAAAAACCGTTACATTGATATCCTTCCAT ATGATCATAACCGCGTTGAGCTCTCGGAGATCCCAGGAGACCCAGGATCAGACTATATCAATGCAAGTTATATTGAT GGCTTCAAAGAACCAAGAAAATACATTGCTGCACAAG GCCCCAAGGATGAAACCACAGATGATTTCTGGAGAATGATCTGGGAACAGAAGGCAACAATTATTGTCATGGTGACTCGCTGTGAGGAAGGAAAGAGG AACAAATGTGCCCAGTACTGGCCCTCAATGGAGAATGGATCTGCAACCTATGGGGACATCATTGTGAAGATCAATGAAAGTAAAACGTGTCCAGACTATGTCATCCAGAAACTACATATCACAAAT ggaagagaaagaacagcTGGAAGAGATGTCACTCATATTCAGTTCACAAGCTGGCCAGACCACGGAGTCCCTGAGGATCCACATCTCCTTCTCAAACTCCGACGCAGAGTTAATGCTCTTAGCAACTTTTTTAGTGGCCCAATAGTGGTTCATTGCAG TGCTGGTGTTGGGCGCACCGGGACGTATATAGGAATTGATGCCATGCTGGAGGGGCTGGATGCAGAAGGCAGAGTGGATGTTTATGGCTATGTCGTGAAGCTGCGTCGGCAGCGGTGCCTCATGGTTCAAGTAGAG TCACAGTACATCCTTATCCATCAAGCGCTAGTGGAATACAATCAGTATGGAGAAACAGAGGTCAGCCTCTCAGAACTGCATTCCTATCTTAacaatctgaaaagaaaagatCCTCCAAGTGATCCTTCTCTGCTGGAGGCAGAGTTTCAG AGATTACCTTCCTATAAGGGGTGGCGGACACAGAACACTGGAAACcgtgaggaaaataaaagcaaaaataggaATGCCAACATAATTCCGT ATGACTTTAACCGCGTGCCAATCAGGCATGAAGACGAATACAGTAAGGAGGGTGAACATGATTCAGATGATTCCTCAGATGAGGACAGCGACTCTGAAGAATCAAGCAAATACATCAATGCTTCTTTCATAACT GGCTACTGGGGTCCGAAAGCCATGATTGCCACACAGGGACCACTGCAGGAAACTGTCTCTGACTTCTGGCAAAtggttttccaaagaaaagtCAAAGTCATTGTTATGCTGACAGAGCTGAAAGAAGGAGATCAG GAACTCTGTGCACAGTActggggagaaggaaaacaaatgtatgATAGCACAGAAGTTCAAATGACAGATGTCAACTGTTGTCCTAGCTATACCATACGTGCATTTGATGTTACACATCTGAAG acgaaagaaacacagaaggtCTATCAGTATCAGTATCACAAGTGGAGTGGCTTGGACGTTccagaaaaccccaaagatttaGTCAACATGATTCTCAACCTTAAACAAAAATTCCCAGCCAGACCAGTCACTGAGGACAACAGGAGTACCCGCAGCGTCCCGCTCATCGTCCACTGTCG TGATGGATCACAGCAGACTGGTGTGTTTTGTGCTTTAATGACGCTCTTGGAAAGTGCAGAAATAGAAGAAGTAATAGATGTTTTCCAAGTAGTAAAAGCTCTTCGTCGTACCAGGCTGGGAGTGGTCTCCACCTTT GAACATTACCAATTTCTGTATGATACCATTGCCAGTACCTACCCTGCACAGAATGGACAAATAAAGAAGAATAGCCAACAGGAAGATAAAGTTGAATTTTGCAGTGAAGTAGAAAAAACAGATCAGGAAACTGATTTGATCACTATTGATCTTATCCCAACAACGCCAGAGGAAAATGAGCTTTCTGAAGTATGTGCTGATTCTAAGGCTGCAGATAGCACTAAGGGAATAGAAAGCTCTACAAATGGCCCCACAACTCCAGTTCTAACTTAA
- the PTPRC gene encoding receptor-type tyrosine-protein phosphatase C isoform X2: MFLWLKLLAFGVAFLRQDAFVKGDENLANTSSPSLTSPPHSTSLSPPGTTKAGDENLANTSSPSLTSPPPAHSTSHSLPGTTEGVESAATTPGVSSADSTYLSTHAGSVPAMGLSNPPRSSTAALTTRTPIAFRNASSDDYNSTSLHSTISPVSMPANTGISPNHTIAATTATTEESCDFSIASIKDENGVAEVTLANLTKNREYVIVETKEIFSVNSSTVKLQRCMRYKVTNCKEYLIIPPVSSEKLFEVKDNTSTSAKLCWKDSVACANVTANVTVNVSCKDLTNFIAFNQPCKELNYLSPNHKYNCTGTLSVFEKEFVSQKFTIETDYGAPEAPENLTVDCDARKITVTWEKPINDSQGPIDGYIVKCNNTNDKDVEMTETDCPDLQPYDRGSVSVTPYTRSKYRKEKILGKTVSHDFTTKSAEPQKVTDVNATLTADNAVRIKCRSQEVYGAKKVFVLTWENDGKNDSKDNNCDFTRENLLYLTNYTFTILVYNGEHRGQPVKKSIRTRYNSKALIIFLAFLIVVTSIALLLVLYKIYDLHKKKLSNSSEGVNLVAVKDDDRQLLNIEPIPSEQLLDTYKRKIADEGRLFLDEFQSIPRVFTKFSIKEAKKSHNQNKNRYIDILPYDHNRVELSEIPGDPGSDYINASYIDGFKEPRKYIAAQGPKDETTDDFWRMIWEQKATIIVMVTRCEEGKRNKCAQYWPSMENGSATYGDIIVKINESKTCPDYVIQKLHITNGRERTAGRDVTHIQFTSWPDHGVPEDPHLLLKLRRRVNALSNFFSGPIVVHCSAGVGRTGTYIGIDAMLEGLDAEGRVDVYGYVVKLRRQRCLMVQVESQYILIHQALVEYNQYGETEVSLSELHSYLNNLKRKDPPSDPSLLEAEFQRLPSYKGWRTQNTGNREENKSKNRNANIIPYDFNRVPIRHEDEYSKEGEHDSDDSSDEDSDSEESSKYINASFITGYWGPKAMIATQGPLQETVSDFWQMVFQRKVKVIVMLTELKEGDQELCAQYWGEGKQMYDSTEVQMTDVNCCPSYTIRAFDVTHLKTKETQKVYQYQYHKWSGLDVPENPKDLVNMILNLKQKFPARPVTEDNRSTRSVPLIVHCRDGSQQTGVFCALMTLLESAEIEEVIDVFQVVKALRRTRLGVVSTFEHYQFLYDTIASTYPAQNGQIKKNSQQEDKVEFCSEVEKTDQETDLITIDLIPTTPEENELSEVCADSKAADSTKGIESSTNGPTTPVLT, from the exons GAGATGAAAATCTGGCAAACACCAGCTCTCCTTCCCTTACATCACCTCCACACTCCACATCACTCTCACCTCCAGGCACCACCAAAG CAGGAGATGAAAATCTGGCAAACACCAGCTCTCCTTCCCTTACGTCACCTCCACCTGCACACTCCACATCACACTCACTTCCAGGCACCACCGAAG gaGTTGAGTCAGCAGCGACTACACCTG GTGTCTCTTCTGCAGACAGCACATATCTCTCCACGCACGCAGGCTCCGTCCCTGCCATGGGACTCAGCAACCCACCAcgcagcagcactgctgccctCACCACACGCACTCCCATTGCCTTCAGGAATGCTTCATCAG atGATTACAATTCAACATCCTTGCACAGCACCATCTCACCAGTCAGCATGCCAGCAAACACTGGGATCAGCCCCAATCACACAATAG CAGCTACCACAGCAACAACTGAAGAGTCTTGTG aCTTCAGCATAGCAAGTATAAAAGATGAGAATGGTGTGGCTGAAGTTACACTGGCAAATCTCACAAAAAACAGAGAATATGTTATTGTGGAGACTAAGGAGATCTTTAGTGTGAACTCCAGTACAGTAAAACTTCAGAGATGCATGAGATACAAAGTTACAAATTGCAAAGAATACCTTATTATTCCACCTG TGAGCAGCGAGAAGCTTTTCGAAGTTAAGGATAATACCAGCACATCTGCAAAGTTATGTTGGAAAGACTCAGTTGCCTGTGCTAATGTGACTGCTAATGTGACTGTTAATGTTAGCTGCAAAG ATTTAACAAACTTTATAGCATTTAATCAACCTTGTAAAGAGCTGAACTATTTATCACCCAACCATAAGTACAACTGCACTGGTACCCTAAGTGTTTTTGAAAAGGAATTTGTCAGCCAAAAGTTCACCATAGAAACAGATTATGGTG cTCCAGAAGCACCAGAAAACCTTACAGTAGATTGTGATGCCAGAAAGATAACAGTTACATGGGAGAAACCTATCAATGATTCACAGGGTCCTATAGATGGCTATATAGTGAAATGCAATAACACAA ACGACAAGGATGTCGAGATGACTGAGACTGATTGCCCTGACTTACAACCTTATGacagaggttctgtatctgtgaCTCCATATACGAGGAGCaaatatagaaaagaaaagattttgggAAAAACTGTATCACATGACTTTACAACAAAATCAGCAG AACCACAGAAAGTGACTGATGTTAATGCAACATTGACAGCTGATAATGCTGTCCGAATTAAGTGCAGAAGTCAAGAAGTGTATGGagcaaaaaaagtatttgtattgACTTgggaaaatgatggaaaaaatgaCTCCAAAGACAATAATTGTGATTTTACAAGAGAAAATCTCTTATACTTGACAAACTATACATTTACG ATCTTAGTGTATAATGGAGAACATAGAGGGCAGCCAGTAAAGAAGAGTATAAGAACCAGAT ATAATTCTAAAGCCCTGATTATATTCTTGGCATTCTTGATTGTTGTGACATCAATTGCTTTACTACTGGTTCTGTACAAGATCTATGATCTTCACAAAAAAAAGCTTAG CAATTCTTCTGAAGGCGTGAACCTTGTTGCAG TTAAAGATGATGACAGGCAACTTCTGAATATAGAGCCAATACCTTCGGAGCAATTGCTGGACACATACAAAAGGAAGATTGCTGATGAAGGAAGACTTTTCTTGGATGAATTTCAG AGTATTCCTAGAGTTTTCACTAAATTTTCAATAAAGGAGGCCAAAAAAAGCCATAATCAGAACAAAAACCGTTACATTGATATCCTTCCAT ATGATCATAACCGCGTTGAGCTCTCGGAGATCCCAGGAGACCCAGGATCAGACTATATCAATGCAAGTTATATTGAT GGCTTCAAAGAACCAAGAAAATACATTGCTGCACAAG GCCCCAAGGATGAAACCACAGATGATTTCTGGAGAATGATCTGGGAACAGAAGGCAACAATTATTGTCATGGTGACTCGCTGTGAGGAAGGAAAGAGG AACAAATGTGCCCAGTACTGGCCCTCAATGGAGAATGGATCTGCAACCTATGGGGACATCATTGTGAAGATCAATGAAAGTAAAACGTGTCCAGACTATGTCATCCAGAAACTACATATCACAAAT ggaagagaaagaacagcTGGAAGAGATGTCACTCATATTCAGTTCACAAGCTGGCCAGACCACGGAGTCCCTGAGGATCCACATCTCCTTCTCAAACTCCGACGCAGAGTTAATGCTCTTAGCAACTTTTTTAGTGGCCCAATAGTGGTTCATTGCAG TGCTGGTGTTGGGCGCACCGGGACGTATATAGGAATTGATGCCATGCTGGAGGGGCTGGATGCAGAAGGCAGAGTGGATGTTTATGGCTATGTCGTGAAGCTGCGTCGGCAGCGGTGCCTCATGGTTCAAGTAGAG TCACAGTACATCCTTATCCATCAAGCGCTAGTGGAATACAATCAGTATGGAGAAACAGAGGTCAGCCTCTCAGAACTGCATTCCTATCTTAacaatctgaaaagaaaagatCCTCCAAGTGATCCTTCTCTGCTGGAGGCAGAGTTTCAG AGATTACCTTCCTATAAGGGGTGGCGGACACAGAACACTGGAAACcgtgaggaaaataaaagcaaaaataggaATGCCAACATAATTCCGT ATGACTTTAACCGCGTGCCAATCAGGCATGAAGACGAATACAGTAAGGAGGGTGAACATGATTCAGATGATTCCTCAGATGAGGACAGCGACTCTGAAGAATCAAGCAAATACATCAATGCTTCTTTCATAACT GGCTACTGGGGTCCGAAAGCCATGATTGCCACACAGGGACCACTGCAGGAAACTGTCTCTGACTTCTGGCAAAtggttttccaaagaaaagtCAAAGTCATTGTTATGCTGACAGAGCTGAAAGAAGGAGATCAG GAACTCTGTGCACAGTActggggagaaggaaaacaaatgtatgATAGCACAGAAGTTCAAATGACAGATGTCAACTGTTGTCCTAGCTATACCATACGTGCATTTGATGTTACACATCTGAAG acgaaagaaacacagaaggtCTATCAGTATCAGTATCACAAGTGGAGTGGCTTGGACGTTccagaaaaccccaaagatttaGTCAACATGATTCTCAACCTTAAACAAAAATTCCCAGCCAGACCAGTCACTGAGGACAACAGGAGTACCCGCAGCGTCCCGCTCATCGTCCACTGTCG TGATGGATCACAGCAGACTGGTGTGTTTTGTGCTTTAATGACGCTCTTGGAAAGTGCAGAAATAGAAGAAGTAATAGATGTTTTCCAAGTAGTAAAAGCTCTTCGTCGTACCAGGCTGGGAGTGGTCTCCACCTTT GAACATTACCAATTTCTGTATGATACCATTGCCAGTACCTACCCTGCACAGAATGGACAAATAAAGAAGAATAGCCAACAGGAAGATAAAGTTGAATTTTGCAGTGAAGTAGAAAAAACAGATCAGGAAACTGATTTGATCACTATTGATCTTATCCCAACAACGCCAGAGGAAAATGAGCTTTCTGAAGTATGTGCTGATTCTAAGGCTGCAGATAGCACTAAGGGAATAGAAAGCTCTACAAATGGCCCCACAACTCCAGTTCTAACTTAA
- the PTPRC gene encoding receptor-type tyrosine-protein phosphatase C isoform X10 — protein sequence MFLWLKLLAFGVAFLRQDAFVKAGDENLANTSSPSLTSPPHSTSLSPPGTTKGVESAATTPDDYNSTSLHSTISPVSMPANTGISPNHTIAATTATTEESCDFSIASIKDENGVAEVTLANLTKNREYVIVETKEIFSVNSSTVKLQRCMRYKVTNCKEYLIIPPVSSEKLFEVKDNTSTSAKLCWKDSVACANVTANVTVNVSCKDLTNFIAFNQPCKELNYLSPNHKYNCTGTLSVFEKEFVSQKFTIETDYGAPEAPENLTVDCDARKITVTWEKPINDSQGPIDGYIVKCNNTNDKDVEMTETDCPDLQPYDRGSVSVTPYTRSKYRKEKILGKTVSHDFTTKSAEPQKVTDVNATLTADNAVRIKCRSQEVYGAKKVFVLTWENDGKNDSKDNNCDFTRENLLYLTNYTFTILVYNGEHRGQPVKKSIRTRYNSKALIIFLAFLIVVTSIALLLVLYKIYDLHKKKLSNSSEGVNLVAVKDDDRQLLNIEPIPSEQLLDTYKRKIADEGRLFLDEFQSIPRVFTKFSIKEAKKSHNQNKNRYIDILPYDHNRVELSEIPGDPGSDYINASYIDGFKEPRKYIAAQGPKDETTDDFWRMIWEQKATIIVMVTRCEEGKRNKCAQYWPSMENGSATYGDIIVKINESKTCPDYVIQKLHITNGRERTAGRDVTHIQFTSWPDHGVPEDPHLLLKLRRRVNALSNFFSGPIVVHCSAGVGRTGTYIGIDAMLEGLDAEGRVDVYGYVVKLRRQRCLMVQVESQYILIHQALVEYNQYGETEVSLSELHSYLNNLKRKDPPSDPSLLEAEFQRLPSYKGWRTQNTGNREENKSKNRNANIIPYDFNRVPIRHEDEYSKEGEHDSDDSSDEDSDSEESSKYINASFITGYWGPKAMIATQGPLQETVSDFWQMVFQRKVKVIVMLTELKEGDQELCAQYWGEGKQMYDSTEVQMTDVNCCPSYTIRAFDVTHLKTKETQKVYQYQYHKWSGLDVPENPKDLVNMILNLKQKFPARPVTEDNRSTRSVPLIVHCRDGSQQTGVFCALMTLLESAEIEEVIDVFQVVKALRRTRLGVVSTFEHYQFLYDTIASTYPAQNGQIKKNSQQEDKVEFCSEVEKTDQETDLITIDLIPTTPEENELSEVCADSKAADSTKGIESSTNGPTTPVLT from the exons CAGGAGATGAAAATCTGGCAAACACCAGCTCTCCTTCCCTTACATCACCTCCACACTCCACATCACTCTCACCTCCAGGCACCACCAAAG gaGTTGAGTCAGCAGCGACTACACCTG atGATTACAATTCAACATCCTTGCACAGCACCATCTCACCAGTCAGCATGCCAGCAAACACTGGGATCAGCCCCAATCACACAATAG CAGCTACCACAGCAACAACTGAAGAGTCTTGTG aCTTCAGCATAGCAAGTATAAAAGATGAGAATGGTGTGGCTGAAGTTACACTGGCAAATCTCACAAAAAACAGAGAATATGTTATTGTGGAGACTAAGGAGATCTTTAGTGTGAACTCCAGTACAGTAAAACTTCAGAGATGCATGAGATACAAAGTTACAAATTGCAAAGAATACCTTATTATTCCACCTG TGAGCAGCGAGAAGCTTTTCGAAGTTAAGGATAATACCAGCACATCTGCAAAGTTATGTTGGAAAGACTCAGTTGCCTGTGCTAATGTGACTGCTAATGTGACTGTTAATGTTAGCTGCAAAG ATTTAACAAACTTTATAGCATTTAATCAACCTTGTAAAGAGCTGAACTATTTATCACCCAACCATAAGTACAACTGCACTGGTACCCTAAGTGTTTTTGAAAAGGAATTTGTCAGCCAAAAGTTCACCATAGAAACAGATTATGGTG cTCCAGAAGCACCAGAAAACCTTACAGTAGATTGTGATGCCAGAAAGATAACAGTTACATGGGAGAAACCTATCAATGATTCACAGGGTCCTATAGATGGCTATATAGTGAAATGCAATAACACAA ACGACAAGGATGTCGAGATGACTGAGACTGATTGCCCTGACTTACAACCTTATGacagaggttctgtatctgtgaCTCCATATACGAGGAGCaaatatagaaaagaaaagattttgggAAAAACTGTATCACATGACTTTACAACAAAATCAGCAG AACCACAGAAAGTGACTGATGTTAATGCAACATTGACAGCTGATAATGCTGTCCGAATTAAGTGCAGAAGTCAAGAAGTGTATGGagcaaaaaaagtatttgtattgACTTgggaaaatgatggaaaaaatgaCTCCAAAGACAATAATTGTGATTTTACAAGAGAAAATCTCTTATACTTGACAAACTATACATTTACG ATCTTAGTGTATAATGGAGAACATAGAGGGCAGCCAGTAAAGAAGAGTATAAGAACCAGAT ATAATTCTAAAGCCCTGATTATATTCTTGGCATTCTTGATTGTTGTGACATCAATTGCTTTACTACTGGTTCTGTACAAGATCTATGATCTTCACAAAAAAAAGCTTAG CAATTCTTCTGAAGGCGTGAACCTTGTTGCAG TTAAAGATGATGACAGGCAACTTCTGAATATAGAGCCAATACCTTCGGAGCAATTGCTGGACACATACAAAAGGAAGATTGCTGATGAAGGAAGACTTTTCTTGGATGAATTTCAG AGTATTCCTAGAGTTTTCACTAAATTTTCAATAAAGGAGGCCAAAAAAAGCCATAATCAGAACAAAAACCGTTACATTGATATCCTTCCAT ATGATCATAACCGCGTTGAGCTCTCGGAGATCCCAGGAGACCCAGGATCAGACTATATCAATGCAAGTTATATTGAT GGCTTCAAAGAACCAAGAAAATACATTGCTGCACAAG GCCCCAAGGATGAAACCACAGATGATTTCTGGAGAATGATCTGGGAACAGAAGGCAACAATTATTGTCATGGTGACTCGCTGTGAGGAAGGAAAGAGG AACAAATGTGCCCAGTACTGGCCCTCAATGGAGAATGGATCTGCAACCTATGGGGACATCATTGTGAAGATCAATGAAAGTAAAACGTGTCCAGACTATGTCATCCAGAAACTACATATCACAAAT ggaagagaaagaacagcTGGAAGAGATGTCACTCATATTCAGTTCACAAGCTGGCCAGACCACGGAGTCCCTGAGGATCCACATCTCCTTCTCAAACTCCGACGCAGAGTTAATGCTCTTAGCAACTTTTTTAGTGGCCCAATAGTGGTTCATTGCAG TGCTGGTGTTGGGCGCACCGGGACGTATATAGGAATTGATGCCATGCTGGAGGGGCTGGATGCAGAAGGCAGAGTGGATGTTTATGGCTATGTCGTGAAGCTGCGTCGGCAGCGGTGCCTCATGGTTCAAGTAGAG TCACAGTACATCCTTATCCATCAAGCGCTAGTGGAATACAATCAGTATGGAGAAACAGAGGTCAGCCTCTCAGAACTGCATTCCTATCTTAacaatctgaaaagaaaagatCCTCCAAGTGATCCTTCTCTGCTGGAGGCAGAGTTTCAG AGATTACCTTCCTATAAGGGGTGGCGGACACAGAACACTGGAAACcgtgaggaaaataaaagcaaaaataggaATGCCAACATAATTCCGT ATGACTTTAACCGCGTGCCAATCAGGCATGAAGACGAATACAGTAAGGAGGGTGAACATGATTCAGATGATTCCTCAGATGAGGACAGCGACTCTGAAGAATCAAGCAAATACATCAATGCTTCTTTCATAACT GGCTACTGGGGTCCGAAAGCCATGATTGCCACACAGGGACCACTGCAGGAAACTGTCTCTGACTTCTGGCAAAtggttttccaaagaaaagtCAAAGTCATTGTTATGCTGACAGAGCTGAAAGAAGGAGATCAG GAACTCTGTGCACAGTActggggagaaggaaaacaaatgtatgATAGCACAGAAGTTCAAATGACAGATGTCAACTGTTGTCCTAGCTATACCATACGTGCATTTGATGTTACACATCTGAAG acgaaagaaacacagaaggtCTATCAGTATCAGTATCACAAGTGGAGTGGCTTGGACGTTccagaaaaccccaaagatttaGTCAACATGATTCTCAACCTTAAACAAAAATTCCCAGCCAGACCAGTCACTGAGGACAACAGGAGTACCCGCAGCGTCCCGCTCATCGTCCACTGTCG TGATGGATCACAGCAGACTGGTGTGTTTTGTGCTTTAATGACGCTCTTGGAAAGTGCAGAAATAGAAGAAGTAATAGATGTTTTCCAAGTAGTAAAAGCTCTTCGTCGTACCAGGCTGGGAGTGGTCTCCACCTTT GAACATTACCAATTTCTGTATGATACCATTGCCAGTACCTACCCTGCACAGAATGGACAAATAAAGAAGAATAGCCAACAGGAAGATAAAGTTGAATTTTGCAGTGAAGTAGAAAAAACAGATCAGGAAACTGATTTGATCACTATTGATCTTATCCCAACAACGCCAGAGGAAAATGAGCTTTCTGAAGTATGTGCTGATTCTAAGGCTGCAGATAGCACTAAGGGAATAGAAAGCTCTACAAATGGCCCCACAACTCCAGTTCTAACTTAA